Proteins encoded within one genomic window of Malaclemys terrapin pileata isolate rMalTer1 chromosome 22, rMalTer1.hap1, whole genome shotgun sequence:
- the SDC3 gene encoding syndecan-3 isoform X3 — protein sequence MAQRWRNENYERPVDLEGSGDDDPFADDESDDLYSGSGSGYFEQESGIETAVRLRTDTVPTTPAVLPVTSVQPVATPFEMLPAEETTPEQATSVLYIPRVTEAPAIPSWKATTPSATASDTPPPATAAAAASPTAPTAKPTTVRRILPPFVTTTATTRATTLEMPTAAVTEASTVTEAATSRLVTPSTARPRAGPKSSTSRTVVVTEKSTVLLPPAVTLAPTDAPQTEPLDVTVSTALDNELEVPVSGGPSGDFEIREEEDTTLTELNNEVIAAVTPAAGPGLGKNAEPGLIDNTIDSGNSAAQLPQKNILERKEVLIAVIVGGVVGALFAAFLVMLLIYRMKKKDEGSYTLEEPKQANVTYQKPDKQEEFYA from the exons ATG GCACAGCGCTGGCGTAACGAAAACTACGAGAGGCCCGTGGACCTGGAAGGGTCAGGGGATGACGACCCCTTTGCGGATGATGAAAGTGATGACCTCTACTCGGGGTCTGGCTCGGGAT ATTTTGAGCAGGAGTCTGGGATCGAGACGGCGGTGAGGCTCCGCACGGACACGGTCCCCACCACCCCAGCCGTGCTGCCCGTCACATCCGTGCAGCCCGTGGCAACTCCCTTTGAAATGCTGCCTGCAGAGGAAACCACCCCTGAGCAGGCGACCAGCGTCCTGTACATCCCCAGGGTGACAGAGGCACCGGCGATTCCCAGCTGGAAAGCAACTACCCCCAGTGCCACGGCCAGTGACACCCCGCCACCCGCAACGGCAGCTGCTGCCGCCAGCCCCACCGCTCCCACGGCCAAGCCAACAACCGTCCGGAGGATCCTGCCTCCCTTCGTCACGACGACGGCCACAACGCGGGCCACCACCCTGGAAATGCCGACCGCAGCTGTGACGGAAGCCAGCACGGTCACGGAGGCTGCCACGTCCCGGCTCGtcacccccagcactgccaggcccagagccgGCCCAAAGTCGAGCACCTCCAGGACCGTGGTCGTCACAGAGAAAAGCACGGTCTTGCTGCCGCCGGCTGTTACCTTGGCCCCCACAGACGCACCCCAG ACCGAGCCGCTGGACGTGACCGTGTCCACGGCCCTCGACAACGAGCTGGAGGTTCCTGTCAGTGGAGGGCCCAGCGGGGACTTCGAAATCCGTGAGGAGGAAGACACGACTCTGACGGAGCTCAATAACGAAGTGATCGCCGCGGTTACCCCGgcagcagggccggggctggggaaGAATGCAGAGCCCGGCCTCATAGACAATACGATAGACTCTGGGAACTcggctgcccagctcccccagaaAAACATCCTGGAGAGGAAAGAAGTGCTAATAG CTGTCATCGTGGGCGGCGTGGTCGGGGCGCTCTTTGCTGCCTTTCTGGTCATGCTGCTCATCTACCGGATGAAGAAGAAGGACGAAGGGAGCTACACACTGGAGGAGCCAAAGCAGGCGAACGTCACATACCAAAAGCCCGACAAGCAGGAGGAGTTCTATGCATAA
- the SDC3 gene encoding syndecan-3 isoform X2 has protein sequence MESWAQRWRNENYERPVDLEGSGDDDPFADDESDDLYSGSGSGYFEQESGIETAVRLRTDTVPTTPAVLPVTSVQPVATPFEMLPAEETTPEQATSVLYIPRVTEAPAIPSWKATTPSATASDTPPPATAAAAASPTAPTAKPTTVRRILPPFVTTTATTRATTLEMPTAAVTEASTVTEAATSRLVTPSTARPRAGPKSSTSRTVVVTEKSTVLLPPAVTLAPTDAPQTEPLDVTVSTALDNELEVPVSGGPSGDFEIREEEDTTLTELNNEVIAAVTPAAGPGLGKNAEPGLIDNTIDSGNSAAQLPQKNILERKEVLIAVIVGGVVGALFAAFLVMLLIYRMKKKDEGSYTLEEPKQANVTYQKPDKQEEFYA, from the exons GCACAGCGCTGGCGTAACGAAAACTACGAGAGGCCCGTGGACCTGGAAGGGTCAGGGGATGACGACCCCTTTGCGGATGATGAAAGTGATGACCTCTACTCGGGGTCTGGCTCGGGAT ATTTTGAGCAGGAGTCTGGGATCGAGACGGCGGTGAGGCTCCGCACGGACACGGTCCCCACCACCCCAGCCGTGCTGCCCGTCACATCCGTGCAGCCCGTGGCAACTCCCTTTGAAATGCTGCCTGCAGAGGAAACCACCCCTGAGCAGGCGACCAGCGTCCTGTACATCCCCAGGGTGACAGAGGCACCGGCGATTCCCAGCTGGAAAGCAACTACCCCCAGTGCCACGGCCAGTGACACCCCGCCACCCGCAACGGCAGCTGCTGCCGCCAGCCCCACCGCTCCCACGGCCAAGCCAACAACCGTCCGGAGGATCCTGCCTCCCTTCGTCACGACGACGGCCACAACGCGGGCCACCACCCTGGAAATGCCGACCGCAGCTGTGACGGAAGCCAGCACGGTCACGGAGGCTGCCACGTCCCGGCTCGtcacccccagcactgccaggcccagagccgGCCCAAAGTCGAGCACCTCCAGGACCGTGGTCGTCACAGAGAAAAGCACGGTCTTGCTGCCGCCGGCTGTTACCTTGGCCCCCACAGACGCACCCCAG ACCGAGCCGCTGGACGTGACCGTGTCCACGGCCCTCGACAACGAGCTGGAGGTTCCTGTCAGTGGAGGGCCCAGCGGGGACTTCGAAATCCGTGAGGAGGAAGACACGACTCTGACGGAGCTCAATAACGAAGTGATCGCCGCGGTTACCCCGgcagcagggccggggctggggaaGAATGCAGAGCCCGGCCTCATAGACAATACGATAGACTCTGGGAACTcggctgcccagctcccccagaaAAACATCCTGGAGAGGAAAGAAGTGCTAATAG CTGTCATCGTGGGCGGCGTGGTCGGGGCGCTCTTTGCTGCCTTTCTGGTCATGCTGCTCATCTACCGGATGAAGAAGAAGGACGAAGGGAGCTACACACTGGAGGAGCCAAAGCAGGCGAACGTCACATACCAAAAGCCCGACAAGCAGGAGGAGTTCTATGCATAA